From the genome of Streptomyces sp. NBC_00659, one region includes:
- a CDS encoding cobyrinate a,c-diamide synthase: protein MSSVPRLVIAAPSSGSGKTTVATGLMAAFAARGLAVSPHKVGPDYIDPGYHALATGRVGRNLDAYLCGAELIGPLFAHGARGCDLAVVEGVMGLYDGAAGEGELASTAHVAKLLRAPVVLVVDASSQSRSVAALVHGFASWDPEVRVAGVILNKVGSERHEAMLREALEASGVPVLGVLRRAPQVDTPSRHLGLVPVAERRSDAVEAVAAMAEQVRAGCDLDALMALARSAGALPGAAWDAAEAVALPTHDHPARSARSAQERTPVVAVAGGEAFTFSYAEHAELLTAAGAEVVTFDPLRDQQLPEGTRGLVIGGGFPEMYAPELSANEPLRKAVAELAFGGAPVAAECAGLLYLARELDGQPMCGVIDAKARMHERLTLGYRDAVAVSDSVLAVAGTRMRGHEFHRTVVEPGAGASPAWGVRAPERRVEGFVQHGVHASYLHTHWASEPGVTRRFVERCLTS from the coding sequence ATGTCCTCCGTTCCCCGGCTCGTCATCGCCGCGCCCTCCTCGGGCAGCGGCAAGACCACCGTCGCCACGGGGCTGATGGCCGCCTTCGCCGCGCGGGGGCTCGCCGTGTCCCCGCACAAGGTGGGGCCGGACTACATCGACCCCGGGTATCACGCGCTCGCCACCGGGCGTGTGGGACGGAATCTCGACGCCTACCTGTGCGGCGCGGAGCTGATCGGGCCGCTGTTCGCGCACGGGGCGCGCGGGTGCGATCTCGCTGTCGTCGAAGGCGTGATGGGGCTGTACGACGGTGCCGCGGGCGAGGGGGAACTCGCGTCCACGGCCCATGTGGCGAAGCTGCTGCGGGCACCGGTGGTGCTGGTCGTCGACGCGTCCTCGCAGTCGCGGTCCGTGGCCGCACTGGTGCACGGGTTCGCCTCCTGGGACCCCGAGGTGCGGGTTGCCGGAGTGATCCTCAACAAGGTGGGGTCCGAGCGGCACGAGGCCATGCTCCGGGAGGCGCTGGAGGCGTCCGGGGTACCGGTGCTGGGGGTGCTGCGAAGGGCTCCGCAGGTCGATACGCCGTCGCGCCATCTGGGGCTGGTACCGGTCGCAGAGCGGCGTTCGGACGCGGTCGAGGCCGTCGCGGCGATGGCGGAGCAGGTACGCGCCGGGTGTGATCTGGACGCGCTCATGGCGCTGGCCCGGAGCGCCGGTGCGTTGCCGGGGGCGGCGTGGGACGCGGCCGAGGCCGTTGCCCTGCCCACCCACGACCACCCGGCTCGCTCGGCTCGCTCGGCCCAGGAGCGCACGCCCGTCGTGGCGGTCGCCGGCGGGGAGGCGTTCACCTTCTCCTACGCCGAGCACGCCGAGCTGCTCACCGCCGCCGGAGCCGAGGTCGTCACCTTCGATCCGCTACGGGACCAGCAACTGCCCGAAGGGACGCGCGGGTTGGTCATCGGCGGCGGGTTCCCCGAGATGTACGCACCCGAGCTGTCCGCCAACGAGCCGCTGCGCAAGGCCGTGGCCGAGCTGGCGTTCGGCGGGGCGCCGGTCGCGGCCGAGTGCGCCGGACTGCTGTATCTGGCCCGGGAACTCGACGGGCAGCCCATGTGCGGGGTCATCGACGCGAAGGCCCGGATGCACGAGCGGCTCACCCTCGGCTACCGGGACGCGGTGGCGGTCAGCGACAGCGTGCTCGCCGTGGCCGGCACCCGGATGCGCGGGCACGAGTTCCACCGGACCGTCGTGGAGCCCGGCGCCGGGGCGTCTCCCGCCTGGGGGGTGCGCGCCCCCGAGCGGCGCGTCGAAGGTTTCGTGCAGCACGGCGTGCACGCGAGTTATCTGCACACGCACTGGGCGTCCGAGCCCGGTGTGACCCGTCGGTTCGTCGAGAGGTGCCTGACGTCATGA
- the cobO gene encoding cob(I)yrinic acid a,c-diamide adenosyltransferase, with product MPQGQPSVVPDDGLTTRQRRNRPLVVVHTGIGKGKSTAAFGLALRAWNQGWPIGVFQFVKSAKWKVGEENALRVLGASGEGGSVDWHKMGEGWSWVQRDAQMDNEEKAREGWEQVKRDLAAETYKLYVLDEFAYPMHWGWIDTDEVVAVLRDRPGTQHVVITGRNAPEKLVDLADLVTDMSKVKHPMDAGQKGQRGIEW from the coding sequence GTGCCGCAGGGACAGCCGAGTGTCGTACCGGACGACGGCCTGACGACCCGTCAGCGTCGTAACCGGCCGCTGGTCGTCGTGCACACGGGGATCGGCAAGGGCAAGTCCACCGCCGCGTTCGGGCTCGCGCTGCGCGCCTGGAACCAGGGGTGGCCCATCGGGGTGTTCCAGTTCGTCAAGTCGGCGAAGTGGAAGGTCGGCGAGGAGAACGCGCTGCGCGTGCTCGGCGCCTCCGGCGAGGGCGGCAGCGTCGACTGGCACAAGATGGGCGAGGGCTGGTCCTGGGTCCAGCGCGACGCCCAGATGGACAACGAGGAGAAGGCCCGCGAGGGCTGGGAGCAGGTCAAGCGCGACCTCGCCGCCGAGACGTACAAGCTGTACGTGCTCGACGAGTTCGCGTACCCGATGCACTGGGGCTGGATCGACACCGACGAGGTCGTCGCGGTGCTGCGGGACCGGCCGGGCACCCAGCACGTGGTGATCACCGGCCGCAACGCCCCCGAGAAGCTGGTGGACCTCGCCGACCTCGTGACCGACATGTCCAAGGTCAAGCATCCGATGGACGCGGGCCAGAAGGGCCAGAGAGGCATCGAGTGGTGA
- the cobN gene encoding cobaltochelatase subunit CobN has translation MSTVLLLSTADTDLLAARASGAGYRIGNPTRVDVTGELPALVEGADLAVVRLLGGKRAWEDGLAFLKASGIPTVLLGGESVPDAELMAESSVPAGVVAESLRYLVEGGPANLAELARFLSDTVLLTGEGFEEPRKSAEFGVHGERAFVEGRPTVGVLFYRAHELSGNTAFVDTLCDAIEARGANALAVYCGSLRGADPGLYEILGRADALVATVLAAGGTHASEASAGGDEEAWDIGALADLDIPVLQGLCLTSSKSAWDASDAALSPMDAAMQVAIPEFDGRLITVPFSFKEQGPDDVPVYVADPERAARVAGIALRHAQLKHKPNAEKKLGIVFTAYPTKHSRVGNAVGLDTPASAVRVLDALRDAGYSLTEYPDNGDELIHRLIAAGGHDVEWLTEEQLAAAPARVPLADYRAWFETLDPALREGMLEAWGEPPGSLYVDGDDIVLACLEFGNVVVMIQPPRGFGENPIAIYHDPDMPPSHHYMAAYRWLENSFGADAVVHMGKHGTMEWLPGKGLGLSGGCAPDAVLGELPLVYPFIVNDPGEGTQAKRRGHATVVDHLVPPMARADTYGDLAKLEQLLDEYALVSDLDPTKAPAVRAQIWTLVKAAELHHDLHVDEQPGDDDFDSFVMHIDGYLCEIKDVQIRDGLHILGGGPEAEPRVNLVLAVLRASQVWGGAANALPGLRACLAEYFGLVEKELLAEPGAPVKVSVELTDLVEGPARTAADAIDLLEQLCRRAALGMEERGWDTAAVPALVREVLGTELPDAVAVLEFACREVVPRLARTTDEIGHILKALNGGYVPAGPSGSPTRGLVNVLPTGRNFYSVDPKAIPSRLSWEVGQSLADSLVQRYLQDTGAYPTSVGLTVWGTSAMRTQGDDIAEILALLGCRPVWDDASRRVTGFEIVPLDELGRPRIDVTVRISGFFRDAFPHVVGLLDDAVRAVAELDEPADRNYVRKHADEDTAEHGDRRRATARIFGSKPGAYGAGLLPLIDARNWRSDADLAEVYAVWGGYAYGRGLDGRAARGDMETAFKRIAVAAKNVDTREHDLVDADDYFQYHGGMVAMVRHLTGTSPEAYVGDSAVPDQVKTRTLGEETHRVFRARVVNPRWMAAMRRHGYKGAFEMAATVDYLFGYDATAGVVDDWMYEKLSAEYVFDAENRDFMKKSNPWALRGITERLLEAADRGLWAEPDADTLERLRATYLELEGDLEGDDQ, from the coding sequence ATGAGCACAGTGTTGTTGTTGTCGACCGCCGACACGGATCTGCTGGCGGCCCGCGCCAGTGGTGCCGGTTACCGGATCGGCAATCCGACCCGGGTGGACGTCACGGGCGAACTCCCCGCGCTCGTCGAGGGCGCGGACCTGGCCGTCGTGCGGCTGCTCGGTGGCAAGCGGGCCTGGGAGGACGGGCTGGCCTTCCTGAAGGCGTCCGGGATCCCGACGGTGCTGCTGGGCGGCGAGTCCGTCCCGGACGCCGAGCTGATGGCCGAGTCGTCGGTGCCCGCGGGTGTCGTCGCGGAGTCGCTGCGCTATCTCGTCGAGGGCGGTCCGGCCAACCTCGCCGAGCTGGCCCGCTTCCTCTCGGACACCGTGCTGCTCACGGGCGAGGGCTTCGAGGAGCCGCGGAAGTCGGCGGAGTTCGGCGTCCACGGCGAGCGTGCCTTCGTCGAGGGCCGCCCGACCGTCGGCGTGCTGTTCTACCGGGCCCACGAGCTGTCCGGGAACACCGCGTTCGTGGACACGCTGTGCGACGCGATCGAGGCGCGCGGCGCCAACGCCCTCGCCGTGTACTGCGGTTCGCTGCGCGGAGCCGACCCGGGGCTGTACGAGATCCTCGGCCGGGCCGACGCGCTCGTCGCCACCGTCCTCGCGGCGGGCGGCACCCACGCCTCCGAGGCGTCCGCGGGCGGCGACGAGGAGGCGTGGGACATCGGGGCGCTCGCCGACCTCGACATCCCCGTCCTCCAGGGTCTCTGCCTGACCTCGTCGAAGAGCGCCTGGGACGCGTCGGACGCGGCCCTGTCCCCCATGGACGCGGCGATGCAGGTCGCGATCCCGGAGTTCGACGGCCGTCTCATCACGGTGCCCTTCTCCTTCAAGGAGCAGGGACCGGACGACGTCCCGGTGTACGTCGCCGACCCCGAGCGGGCCGCGCGGGTCGCCGGGATCGCCCTGCGGCACGCCCAGTTGAAGCACAAGCCGAACGCGGAGAAAAAACTCGGGATCGTCTTCACCGCCTACCCGACCAAGCACTCGCGGGTCGGTAACGCGGTCGGTCTCGACACGCCCGCCTCCGCGGTACGGGTCCTCGACGCGCTCCGTGACGCGGGCTACTCCCTCACCGAATACCCGGACAACGGCGACGAGTTGATCCACCGGCTGATCGCGGCCGGCGGTCACGACGTGGAGTGGCTGACCGAGGAGCAGCTCGCCGCCGCTCCCGCGCGGGTGCCGCTCGCGGACTACCGGGCCTGGTTCGAGACGCTCGACCCCGCTCTGCGCGAGGGCATGCTGGAGGCCTGGGGCGAACCGCCGGGTTCCCTCTACGTCGACGGCGACGACATCGTCCTCGCCTGCCTGGAGTTCGGCAACGTCGTCGTGATGATCCAGCCTCCGCGCGGCTTCGGCGAGAACCCGATCGCGATCTACCACGACCCGGACATGCCGCCCTCGCACCACTACATGGCCGCCTACCGCTGGCTGGAGAACAGTTTCGGCGCGGACGCGGTCGTGCACATGGGCAAGCACGGCACGATGGAGTGGCTGCCCGGCAAGGGACTCGGGCTCAGCGGCGGCTGCGCGCCCGACGCCGTCCTCGGCGAACTCCCCCTGGTCTACCCGTTCATCGTCAACGACCCCGGCGAGGGCACCCAGGCCAAGCGCCGCGGGCACGCCACCGTGGTCGACCACCTCGTGCCGCCGATGGCGCGCGCGGACACCTACGGTGACCTCGCGAAGCTGGAACAGCTCCTCGACGAGTACGCGCTGGTCTCCGACCTGGACCCGACGAAGGCCCCGGCGGTCCGCGCGCAGATCTGGACGCTGGTCAAGGCGGCCGAGCTCCACCACGACCTGCATGTCGACGAGCAGCCGGGCGACGACGACTTCGACTCCTTCGTCATGCACATCGACGGCTACCTCTGCGAGATCAAGGACGTGCAGATCCGCGACGGCCTGCACATCCTGGGCGGCGGCCCGGAGGCCGAGCCGCGGGTGAACCTCGTGCTCGCCGTGCTGCGCGCCTCGCAGGTGTGGGGCGGCGCGGCGAACGCGCTGCCGGGTCTCCGGGCCTGTCTCGCCGAGTACTTCGGCCTGGTGGAGAAGGAGCTGCTCGCCGAGCCGGGCGCTCCGGTGAAGGTGTCGGTCGAGCTGACGGACCTGGTCGAGGGCCCGGCCCGTACGGCGGCCGACGCGATCGACCTGCTGGAGCAGTTGTGCCGCCGGGCGGCGCTGGGCATGGAGGAGCGTGGCTGGGACACGGCGGCCGTGCCCGCGCTCGTGCGCGAGGTGCTGGGCACCGAACTCCCCGACGCCGTCGCGGTGCTGGAGTTCGCCTGCCGCGAGGTCGTGCCGCGGCTCGCCCGGACGACGGACGAGATCGGGCACATCCTCAAGGCCCTGAACGGCGGTTACGTCCCGGCGGGCCCCTCGGGCTCACCGACCCGCGGGCTCGTCAACGTCCTGCCGACCGGCCGCAACTTCTACTCGGTCGACCCCAAGGCCATTCCGTCCCGGCTCAGTTGGGAGGTCGGCCAGTCGCTCGCGGACTCCCTCGTCCAGCGGTATCTGCAGGACACCGGCGCCTACCCGACGTCGGTCGGACTGACGGTGTGGGGCACGTCCGCCATGCGCACCCAGGGCGACGACATCGCGGAGATCCTCGCGCTGCTGGGCTGCCGTCCGGTGTGGGACGACGCGTCGCGCCGGGTCACCGGCTTCGAGATCGTCCCGCTCGACGAGCTCGGCCGCCCGCGCATCGACGTCACGGTGCGCATCTCCGGCTTCTTCCGGGACGCGTTCCCGCACGTCGTCGGTCTGCTCGACGACGCGGTGCGCGCGGTCGCCGAGCTGGACGAGCCCGCCGACCGGAACTACGTGCGCAAGCACGCCGACGAGGACACCGCCGAGCACGGTGACCGGCGGCGCGCGACGGCCCGTATCTTCGGCTCCAAGCCGGGCGCGTACGGCGCGGGTCTGCTGCCGCTGATCGACGCCCGCAACTGGCGCTCCGACGCCGACCTCGCCGAGGTGTACGCCGTCTGGGGCGGCTACGCCTACGGGCGCGGGCTCGACGGGCGGGCGGCGCGCGGGGACATGGAGACGGCGTTCAAGCGCATCGCGGTGGCGGCGAAGAACGTCGACACCCGCGAGCACGACCTCGTCGACGCCGACGACTACTTCCAGTACCACGGCGGCATGGTCGCGATGGTCCGCCATCTGACGGGCACCAGCCCCGAGGCGTACGTCGGTGACTCGGCCGTCCCCGACCAGGTCAAGACCCGCACACTGGGCGAGGAGACCCACCGCGTCTTCCGTGCCCGGGTGGTCAACCCGCGCTGGATGGCCGCGATGCGCCGCCACGGCTACAAGGGCGCCTTCGAGATGGCGGCGACCGTCGACTACCTCTTCGGCTACGACGCCACGGCCGGGGTCGTGGACGACTGGATGTACGAGAAGCTCAGCGCGGAGTACGTCTTCGACGCGGAGAACCGGGACTTCATGAAGAAGTCCAACCCGTGGGCCCTGCGCGGGATCACGGAGCGGCTGCTGGAGGCGGCGGACCGGGGGCTGTGGGCGGAGCCGGACGCGGACACGCTGGAGCGGCTGCGCGCCACCTATCTGGAGCTCGAAGGCGACTTGGAGGGCGACGACCAGTGA
- a CDS encoding putative cobaltochelatase, whose amino-acid sequence MSTPFPFTAVVGQDDLRLALLLNAVSPAVGGVLVRGEKGTAKSTAVRALSALLPEVAVVPGCRFSCDPAAPDPACPDGPHETAAGAQRPARMVELPVGASEDRLVGALDIERALAEGVKAFEPGLLADAHRGILYVDEVNLLHDHLVDLLLDAAAMGASYVEREGVSVRHAARFLLVGTMNPEEGELRPQLLDRFGLTVEVAASREPDQRVEVVRRRLAYDDDPVGFAARWADEEAAVRARIVAARALLPSVRLGDGPLRQIAATCAAFEVDGMRADIVMARTATALAAWAGRTEVIAEDVRQAALLALPHRRRRNPFDAPGLDEDKLDETLEEFAGSDDTSGEGPSDDDPDPDPDGPGGGGQPPQDGPDDGSPAGDVPAQGEPSDDGQAPAGQGAGERSPVRAAEPFRTKVLSVPGLGEGAAGRRSRARTEHGRTTGSRRPRGALTKLHLAATVQAAAPHQLARGRSGRGLVVRRDDLRQATHEGREGNLVLFVVDASGSMAARQRMGAVKGAVLSLLLDAYQRRDKVGLVTFRGSAAEVALPPTSSVDAAASRLESLPTGGRTPLAAGLLRAHEVLRVERLRDSARRPLVVVVTDGRATGGPEPVATAGRAARLFAAGGVASVVVDCETGPVRLGLAGQLAGELGGTPVTLDELRADSIAGLVRDVQGVQGTSRRAA is encoded by the coding sequence GTGAGTACCCCGTTCCCGTTCACGGCTGTTGTCGGCCAGGACGACCTGCGGCTCGCGCTGCTGCTGAACGCCGTGTCGCCCGCCGTGGGCGGTGTGCTGGTGCGCGGCGAGAAGGGCACCGCCAAGTCGACGGCGGTGCGCGCCCTTTCGGCGCTGCTGCCGGAGGTCGCCGTCGTACCCGGGTGCCGTTTCTCGTGCGACCCGGCCGCTCCCGACCCGGCGTGCCCGGACGGGCCGCACGAGACGGCGGCCGGAGCGCAACGCCCGGCCCGTATGGTCGAGTTGCCCGTCGGCGCGTCCGAGGACCGGCTGGTGGGCGCCCTCGACATCGAGCGGGCGCTCGCGGAGGGCGTGAAGGCCTTCGAGCCGGGCCTACTGGCCGACGCACACCGCGGGATTCTCTACGTCGACGAAGTGAACCTGCTGCACGACCACTTGGTCGACCTGCTGCTGGACGCCGCCGCGATGGGCGCCTCGTACGTGGAACGCGAGGGTGTCTCCGTACGGCATGCCGCGCGGTTCCTGCTCGTCGGGACGATGAACCCCGAAGAGGGCGAGCTGCGGCCGCAGTTGCTCGACCGGTTCGGGCTGACCGTCGAGGTGGCCGCCTCACGGGAACCCGATCAGCGGGTCGAGGTCGTGCGGCGCAGGCTCGCCTACGACGACGACCCGGTCGGCTTCGCCGCGCGCTGGGCCGACGAGGAGGCCGCCGTGCGGGCCCGGATCGTGGCGGCCCGCGCGCTGCTGCCCTCCGTGCGCCTCGGCGACGGGCCGCTGCGGCAGATCGCGGCGACCTGCGCGGCCTTCGAAGTGGACGGCATGCGCGCCGACATCGTGATGGCCCGGACCGCGACCGCGCTCGCCGCGTGGGCGGGACGCACCGAGGTGATCGCCGAGGACGTGCGGCAGGCGGCGCTGCTCGCGCTGCCGCACCGGCGGCGGCGCAACCCGTTCGACGCGCCCGGACTCGACGAGGACAAGCTCGACGAGACGCTGGAGGAGTTCGCGGGCTCGGACGACACCTCCGGCGAGGGTCCCTCCGACGACGACCCGGACCCGGATCCGGACGGGCCCGGCGGGGGCGGGCAGCCGCCGCAGGACGGGCCGGACGACGGTTCCCCCGCCGGTGACGTCCCGGCGCAGGGCGAGCCGTCGGACGACGGGCAGGCGCCGGCCGGGCAGGGCGCCGGCGAGCGGTCCCCCGTACGGGCCGCCGAGCCGTTCCGCACGAAGGTGCTCAGCGTGCCCGGACTCGGCGAGGGCGCGGCCGGGCGGCGTTCGCGCGCGCGGACCGAGCACGGCCGCACGACCGGGTCGCGGCGGCCCCGCGGGGCGCTCACCAAGCTGCACCTGGCGGCGACCGTGCAGGCCGCCGCCCCGCACCAGCTGGCGCGCGGCCGGTCGGGCCGCGGTCTGGTCGTACGGCGGGACGATCTGCGCCAGGCGACCCACGAGGGCCGTGAGGGCAACCTCGTGCTGTTCGTCGTGGACGCTTCCGGCTCGATGGCGGCGCGGCAGCGGATGGGCGCGGTCAAGGGCGCCGTGCTGTCGCTGCTGCTCGACGCCTACCAGCGGCGGGACAAGGTGGGTCTGGTGACCTTCCGCGGTTCGGCCGCCGAGGTCGCGCTGCCGCCCACCTCCTCGGTGGACGCCGCCGCGTCCCGGCTGGAGTCGCTGCCGACGGGCGGCCGGACGCCGCTCGCGGCCGGGCTGCTGCGGGCGCACGAGGTGCTGCGCGTCGAGCGGCTGCGGGACTCCGCGCGGCGGCCGCTGGTCGTCGTGGTGACCGACGGACGGGCCACGGGCGGGCCGGAGCCGGTCGCGACGGCCGGGCGCGCTGCACGGCTGTTCGCGGCCGGCGGGGTCGCGTCCGTGGTCGTCGACTGCGAGACGGGGCCGGTACGGCTCGGGCTCGCGGGGCAGCTCGCGGGGGAACTGGGCGGCACGCCGGTGACCCTGGACGAGCTGCGGGCCGATTCCATCGCCGGTCTCGTCCGGGACGTGCAGGGTGTGCAGGGGACTTCGAGGAGGGCCGCGTAG
- the cobI gene encoding precorrin-2 C(20)-methyltransferase, producing MSSKLIGVGVGPGDPELVTVKGVNALRAADVVVVPVMAAPDGKDGGERGRAEATVLHYVPEEKVLRVVFALNERSDRGRREAAWDAAGARVADLLGRHATVAFATIGDPNVYSTFTYLAHTIGELVPGTVVETVPGITAMQDLAARSGAVLTEGTEPLTLVPVTAGATVLKDALNGPGTVVAYKFGRQAAEVAEALRDSGRIDDAVWGSALGLEDESIRPAAELDGEPLPYLSTLIAPARRDGKRGGKL from the coding sequence ATGAGCAGCAAGCTGATCGGGGTCGGGGTCGGCCCCGGCGACCCGGAGCTGGTGACCGTCAAGGGCGTCAACGCCCTGCGCGCCGCGGACGTCGTCGTCGTCCCCGTCATGGCTGCGCCGGACGGGAAGGACGGCGGCGAGCGGGGACGGGCCGAGGCGACCGTCCTGCACTACGTGCCCGAGGAGAAGGTCCTCCGGGTCGTGTTCGCGCTCAACGAGCGGAGCGACCGGGGCCGGCGCGAAGCAGCCTGGGACGCCGCCGGCGCGCGGGTCGCGGACCTGCTCGGCCGGCACGCCACGGTCGCCTTCGCCACCATCGGCGACCCCAACGTGTACTCGACCTTCACCTATCTCGCCCACACGATCGGGGAGCTGGTTCCCGGCACGGTCGTGGAGACGGTGCCGGGCATCACCGCGATGCAGGACCTCGCCGCGCGCTCGGGGGCCGTTCTCACCGAGGGGACCGAGCCGCTCACGCTCGTCCCGGTGACCGCGGGGGCGACCGTGCTCAAGGACGCGCTGAACGGGCCCGGCACGGTGGTCGCGTACAAGTTCGGGCGGCAGGCCGCCGAGGTGGCCGAGGCACTGCGGGACAGCGGGCGGATCGACGACGCCGTCTGGGGGTCGGCGCTCGGTCTGGAGGACGAGTCGATCCGTCCGGCCGCCGAGCTCGACGGGGAGCCGCTCCCGTACCTCTCGACGCTCATCGCGCCCGCGCGCCGCGACGGGAAACGCGGCGGCAAACTGTGA